The following coding sequences lie in one beta proteobacterium CB genomic window:
- a CDS encoding Putative copper resistance-related lipoprotein, whose product MMMTMPFTKRYKIVSILFASALTGCASVNIDEALQKTNLDSSKFTNGQVVLAKSSDERDVLQGRAQELLAKNLNQSDAVQLALINSPAVQALIAQNWSEAASAAQAGRMSNPYFAFERMVTSPEIEFNRWFVFGLLDLITLPQRKGIADKRIEQAQLRLTTEIIDQVTLVRQAWVRAVAAEQSLKYADQVFRSAEASAELARRMEAVGNLNKITRARQQAFYADSATQFANAKQTSVSRREELVRALGLSEAQAKELKLPNRLPDLPKQPPNTEFIAQQAGLERLDIRLATTTLEAAAKAQGLNNITSFTDIELGFNRGTKFDSASGESTPKQGYEISIRLPIFDWGNMSRDAMNAQTLAAFNRLEGVTRNASSNLRETYSAYRTAYDISQHYRKEVIPVRKAIAEESQLRYNGMIIGVFELIADSRDQVSAVIAAINAQQQFWLTDAALQSSLIGRPTILQVPSVTGAGMLANPAGH is encoded by the coding sequence ATGATGATGACTATGCCTTTCACTAAACGATACAAAATAGTATCAATTTTATTTGCGAGTGCTCTTACTGGATGCGCTAGCGTCAATATTGACGAGGCCTTACAAAAAACGAATCTAGATTCGAGTAAATTTACTAATGGCCAGGTTGTTTTAGCAAAATCGTCAGATGAGCGTGATGTTCTTCAGGGTAGAGCTCAGGAACTGCTGGCTAAGAATTTAAATCAAAGCGATGCTGTTCAGCTTGCCTTGATTAATAGTCCAGCCGTTCAAGCACTTATTGCCCAGAATTGGTCTGAAGCAGCGTCTGCTGCCCAAGCAGGCAGAATGTCTAATCCTTATTTTGCTTTTGAGCGAATGGTTACTAGTCCAGAGATCGAATTTAATCGCTGGTTTGTATTTGGATTATTAGATCTGATTACTTTGCCACAGCGCAAAGGAATAGCTGATAAGCGAATTGAACAAGCTCAATTGCGTTTAACTACCGAAATCATTGATCAAGTGACTTTGGTTCGCCAGGCTTGGGTTCGTGCAGTTGCAGCAGAGCAATCCCTCAAATATGCCGATCAAGTTTTTCGAAGTGCAGAAGCAAGTGCTGAGCTAGCAAGGCGCATGGAGGCGGTAGGTAATCTCAATAAGATTACTCGTGCAAGGCAGCAAGCTTTTTATGCAGATTCGGCCACGCAGTTTGCTAATGCAAAACAGACTTCAGTAAGCCGTAGGGAGGAGCTTGTTCGTGCTCTTGGGCTAAGTGAAGCTCAGGCAAAAGAACTCAAATTGCCCAATCGTTTACCTGATCTGCCTAAGCAACCACCAAACACCGAATTTATTGCGCAGCAAGCTGGCTTGGAGCGGCTAGATATTCGCTTGGCTACAACGACTTTAGAGGCAGCAGCGAAGGCCCAGGGGCTTAACAACATCACCAGTTTTACCGATATTGAGCTGGGCTTTAATCGCGGCACTAAATTTGATTCAGCATCTGGTGAGAGCACCCCAAAGCAGGGCTATGAAATTTCGATTCGACTACCAATTTTCGATTGGGGAAATATGAGTAGGGATGCCATGAATGCCCAAACTTTAGCCGCATTTAATCGGCTAGAGGGCGTTACTCGAAATGCTAGTTCCAATTTGAGGGAGACTTACTCGGCCTATCGAACTGCATACGATATATCCCAACACTATCGAAAAGAAGTAATACCTGTACGCAAAGCCATCGCTGAAGAAAGTCAGCTTCGCTATAACGGCATGATTATTGGTGTCTTTGAGTTGATTGCCGACTCAAGAGATCAGGTCTCTGCAGTAATTGCAGCAATTAATGCTCAGCAACAATTTTGGTTAACAGATGCTGCTTTGCAGTCCTCCTTAATTGGCAGACCAACAATACTCCAGGTGCCTAGCGTTACTGGGGCGGGGATGTTAGCAAACCCTGCCGGACATTGA
- a CDS encoding Conserved secreted protein with internal repeat protein — MKKLGCVAILSLGVLLSAPVLAQTAGAGTKATQTQQKNIDVAEFDKQAAQIQENFKKMQQQMDQIRATQDSQERQKLMQAHWSAMQSNMNMMQGMWGSGMMGCCGGNGGMMGGHMMGPTMGWNGMGPYYSKLTPEQLKQRQYMMDQYMGMQQNMMNQMMQQNYMWMDRSRW; from the coding sequence ATGAAAAAGCTAGGATGTGTTGCGATTTTAAGTTTGGGTGTTTTATTAAGTGCGCCCGTTTTGGCGCAAACAGCAGGGGCAGGCACTAAAGCCACACAGACACAACAAAAAAATATTGATGTAGCGGAGTTTGATAAGCAAGCCGCTCAAATTCAAGAGAACTTTAAAAAGATGCAACAGCAGATGGATCAGATTCGTGCTACTCAAGATTCACAAGAAAGACAAAAACTGATGCAAGCTCATTGGAGCGCGATGCAGAGCAACATGAATATGATGCAAGGCATGTGGGGTTCGGGAATGATGGGTTGTTGTGGTGGTAACGGCGGCATGATGGGTGGACACATGATGGGTCCAACGATGGGCTGGAATGGTATGGGCCCTTATTACTCTAAATTAACGCCTGAGCAGTTAAAGCAACGCCAATACATGATGGATCAATACATGGGTATGCAGCAGAACATGATGAACCAAATGATGCAACAGAACTATATGTGGATGGATCGGTCAAGGTGGTAA
- a CDS encoding Heavy metal translocating P-type ATPase, with the protein MPSKNKAIYRIENMDCPTEEALIRKKLASVSGIESLDFNLMQRMLTVGHNLNSLDAIESALGSIGMQAVLQIGETSTKDSSLEPMPKTNWWPLAIAGITATLAEIMELLQLGNQWIVIALVIASIASGGLTTYKKGWIALKNGNLNINALMSIAVTGAMAIGSWPEAAMVMFLFTLAEVIEAKSLDRARNAIRGLLDLTPETATVQKADGSWVLIDVKAIALGALVRVRPGERIALDGILISGNSAVNQAPITGESLPVDKIIGDEVFAGTINQTGSFEYKVTAEATHSTLARIIHAVEAAQGSRAPTQRFVDQFARLYTPAVFLLAVLVAVLPPLLMAQSWQEWIYKALVMLVIACPCALVISTPVTIVSGLASAARKGILIKGGAFLEAGRSMKVLAVDKTGTLTYGKPAQTDFFALSGNDKHIHEIAISLAARSDHPVSLAIAHANQEQKNDLMTVDSFEAILGRGVKGVIEGNLYYLGNHRLIEELGLCSDDIENRLLPLEQQGKTAVLLTNQTEVLAIIAVADTVRETSKQAIDGLHQLGVTTIMLTGDNEHTAKAIGKQVGVDEIVGNLLPEDKLKIIDSRLKKDPNLKVGMVGDGINDAPALARASIGFAMGAAGTDTAIETADVALMDDDLRKIATFIRLSKSTALILTQNIVLALGIKAIFLVLTFTGQATMWMAVFADMGASLLVVANGLRLLRS; encoded by the coding sequence ATGCCGAGCAAGAATAAGGCCATCTATCGCATTGAAAATATGGACTGTCCAACTGAAGAGGCGCTTATTCGTAAAAAGCTAGCGAGTGTAAGCGGCATTGAGTCGCTGGATTTTAACTTAATGCAAAGGATGCTCACGGTTGGTCACAATCTCAACTCACTTGACGCTATCGAGTCCGCTTTGGGTTCAATTGGAATGCAGGCGGTGCTACAAATTGGTGAGACTTCTACAAAGGACAGCTCACTTGAGCCTATGCCTAAAACCAATTGGTGGCCATTGGCTATTGCAGGTATCACTGCAACCTTGGCTGAAATCATGGAATTGCTGCAACTTGGTAATCAGTGGATTGTCATTGCTCTAGTAATCGCCTCAATTGCTTCAGGGGGCCTTACCACTTATAAAAAGGGCTGGATTGCATTAAAGAATGGCAATCTCAATATCAATGCCTTAATGTCAATTGCAGTCACAGGCGCGATGGCGATTGGAAGTTGGCCAGAAGCCGCCATGGTGATGTTCTTATTTACTCTAGCTGAAGTAATTGAAGCCAAGTCATTAGATCGTGCTCGCAATGCGATTCGTGGCTTATTAGACCTCACCCCTGAAACCGCAACCGTTCAGAAAGCCGATGGCTCTTGGGTGCTAATAGATGTTAAGGCTATTGCTTTAGGTGCTTTAGTTCGAGTGCGTCCCGGAGAGCGAATAGCTTTAGATGGCATATTAATTAGTGGTAACTCGGCAGTAAATCAAGCGCCAATCACGGGTGAGAGCCTACCTGTCGATAAGATAATTGGCGATGAGGTATTTGCAGGAACGATCAATCAGACAGGATCGTTCGAATACAAAGTTACTGCAGAAGCGACTCATTCAACGCTAGCTCGAATTATTCATGCAGTAGAAGCAGCGCAAGGAAGTCGTGCGCCTACCCAGCGTTTTGTTGATCAATTCGCTAGGCTCTATACCCCAGCGGTCTTCTTGCTTGCAGTATTAGTCGCTGTTTTGCCTCCATTGTTAATGGCGCAGTCATGGCAAGAGTGGATCTATAAAGCATTAGTCATGTTAGTGATTGCCTGCCCTTGTGCCTTAGTGATCTCAACACCAGTAACGATTGTGAGTGGCTTAGCATCTGCCGCAAGAAAAGGCATCTTGATTAAAGGGGGCGCTTTTTTAGAAGCAGGACGGAGCATGAAGGTCTTGGCAGTAGATAAGACAGGGACCCTCACCTACGGGAAGCCTGCACAAACGGATTTTTTTGCATTAAGTGGCAATGACAAGCATATTCACGAAATTGCCATCAGTCTTGCAGCACGATCTGATCATCCCGTATCTCTAGCAATTGCCCATGCTAATCAAGAGCAAAAGAATGATTTAATGACTGTAGATAGCTTTGAGGCGATTCTGGGTCGCGGTGTCAAAGGCGTTATTGAGGGTAATTTGTATTACCTTGGCAATCATCGACTGATTGAAGAATTGGGTTTGTGCTCTGATGATATTGAGAATCGTTTATTACCACTCGAGCAGCAAGGCAAAACGGCCGTATTGCTTACCAACCAAACAGAGGTTCTAGCCATTATTGCGGTAGCCGATACTGTTAGAGAAACAAGCAAGCAGGCTATTGATGGGCTTCACCAATTAGGTGTGACTACCATCATGCTCACTGGTGACAATGAGCACACCGCCAAGGCAATAGGTAAGCAGGTGGGTGTCGATGAAATTGTGGGTAATTTATTGCCTGAAGATAAGCTCAAAATAATTGACAGTCGCCTAAAAAAGGATCCCAATCTAAAGGTAGGCATGGTTGGAGATGGCATTAATGATGCCCCCGCTTTAGCAAGAGCAAGTATTGGATTTGCGATGGGGGCGGCTGGAACCGATACTGCGATAGAGACTGCTGATGTTGCGCTAATGGATGATGATTTACGCAAGATTGCTACCTTTATTCGGCTATCCAAATCAACCGCTCTAATTCTGACTCAAAACATTGTTCTTGCTCTAGGCATTAAGGCTATCTTCCTTGTGCTTACCTTTACAGGGCAAGCCACGATGTGGATGGCGGTATTTGCGGATATGGGTGCGAGCTTGCTAGTAGTGGCAAATGGATTGCGGTTATTAAGAAGTTAG
- a CDS encoding MerR family transcriptional regulator, translating to MRIGELATATSTQVETIRFYEQEGLLAKPARSEGNFRIYGDQHLQRLTFIRHCRSLDMTLSEIRQLLRLKDLPDENCDAVNELLDAHIEGVSNRINELRQLERQLKLLRKQCHANQDSAHCGILNKLSLPVK from the coding sequence ATGAGAATTGGTGAACTAGCAACAGCCACAAGCACTCAAGTGGAAACTATTCGGTTTTATGAACAAGAGGGTTTGTTAGCAAAACCGGCTCGATCTGAGGGTAACTTCCGAATCTACGGGGATCAGCACCTGCAACGCCTTACATTTATTCGCCACTGCCGCTCGCTGGACATGACCTTAAGTGAAATTCGTCAATTACTTCGCTTAAAAGATTTGCCCGATGAAAACTGTGATGCAGTAAATGAATTGCTTGATGCCCATATTGAAGGTGTAAGCAATCGAATTAATGAGCTACGCCAACTTGAGCGACAATTAAAGCTGCTCAGAAAACAATGTCATGCGAATCAGGACTCAGCACATTGCGGGATCTTAAATAAATTATCGCTACCCGTGAAGTAA
- a CDS encoding CzcA family heavy metal efflux protein: MFTWLLDFSLKNRMIVILLGAISMFYGAYTLSKMPVDVFPDLNKPTVTIMTEAGGMASEEVEQLITFPLETAMNGLPGVEAIRSVSSAGLSFIYVTFDWTVDIYRARQMVSERLSSMEGAIPDGIVSRMGPISSIMGEIMQIAIPIDESKISSMQVREYADWVLRPRLMAIPGVAQVIPIGGQVRQFQVQPNTRRMAELGLSILQIEDALRGYSANTSGGFLESNNREYLIRHIGRTSSLEDLKNIAVSNRNGQTILLRQVADITFAPAVKRGDAGYEGGPAVILGVQKQPSADTVALTKKIESAIAELKQGLPTGMEAPKVTFRQASFIDASISTLEGKLIGASIFVAVVLYFFLGTIRPVLISLTAIPVSILLTALVFKYFGLSINTMTLGGLAIGIGGLVDDAVVDVENVIRRLRVNLDKASLDQLSPLAIVRAASLEVRTGIIYATAIIVLVFIPLFALPGIEGRLFVPLGIAFIVSTLASLLVSVTITPVLCFYLLPSMQSLRDHDTKIVTWLKSHYEVQLSRLLAAPKKPLMYAFASVIVAAASVPFMASAFLPPFNEGTLLIGLRLNPGVSLSESAGVASQAEKLVRQVPEVTYVGRRSGRAELDEHAEGVHVSELDVGLKPAGDLDRSMAEIQADIRSRLVNLPAAIAIGQPISHRIDHMLSGVRSQIAIKIFGDDLDVLRSQADLLRSKLAGIEGLVDLEIEKQVLAPQIKVRIDYDKAAQYGVSTSQIMATLQGMVEGERLSQIIEGNRRFALVIKLPDSARNLEGLADILIDTPNGKIPLSKIASIEDGDGPNQISRDGGKRRIVLSANASKRALSDIVADIRTVISNQTLPEGYFITLDGQFKAQEEASKVIGLLSIGSFLLMFAVLNNRYKSMRLSLMIMSNIPLAMVGAVIGLWISGQPLSIAALIGFITLAGISVRNGILKISHYLNLMQSEGESFSLAMIIRGSIERLSPVLMTALVTAFALAPLLFEAERPGTEILHPVAVVIFSGLISSTLLDTFLTPAMFWLYGKKASEIALSNMKTNEVF; this comes from the coding sequence ATGTTTACTTGGTTATTAGATTTCAGCTTAAAAAATCGCATGATAGTGATTTTGCTCGGTGCTATATCTATGTTCTATGGTGCCTACACCTTAAGCAAGATGCCTGTGGATGTCTTTCCCGATCTGAATAAGCCTACTGTCACCATCATGACCGAGGCTGGCGGAATGGCTTCAGAAGAAGTTGAACAACTCATTACATTCCCACTCGAAACGGCTATGAATGGTTTACCGGGAGTAGAGGCTATTCGCTCAGTATCTAGCGCCGGCCTCTCTTTCATATACGTTACTTTTGACTGGACTGTAGACATCTATCGCGCCAGACAAATGGTTTCAGAAAGACTGTCATCTATGGAGGGAGCAATTCCGGATGGCATTGTTTCGCGCATGGGGCCCATTAGTTCGATCATGGGTGAGATTATGCAAATTGCCATTCCGATTGATGAATCTAAGATTTCATCCATGCAGGTTCGCGAGTATGCTGATTGGGTTTTGCGACCCAGATTGATGGCTATCCCCGGGGTAGCGCAAGTCATTCCTATAGGTGGGCAAGTCAGGCAGTTTCAAGTGCAACCCAATACTCGCCGTATGGCGGAGCTAGGCCTTAGCATATTGCAGATTGAAGATGCATTGCGGGGCTACTCTGCAAATACGTCTGGTGGATTTCTTGAGTCCAATAATCGTGAGTATCTTATTCGTCATATAGGGCGAACCTCTAGCCTTGAAGATTTAAAGAACATTGCCGTATCGAACCGCAATGGACAAACAATACTTTTAAGACAAGTTGCAGATATTACTTTTGCACCAGCAGTTAAGCGAGGCGATGCCGGTTATGAAGGTGGGCCAGCAGTCATTCTAGGTGTACAAAAACAACCTTCAGCAGATACGGTAGCGCTAACAAAAAAGATTGAATCGGCTATTGCAGAATTAAAGCAGGGCTTGCCAACTGGCATGGAAGCTCCAAAAGTAACATTTAGGCAGGCGAGCTTTATTGATGCATCCATTAGCACTTTAGAGGGTAAGCTGATTGGCGCATCAATCTTTGTTGCTGTAGTGCTGTATTTCTTTTTAGGAACAATTCGCCCGGTCCTCATCTCATTAACAGCAATTCCAGTTTCAATTCTCTTAACTGCCCTAGTTTTTAAGTACTTTGGTTTATCAATTAATACGATGACCTTAGGAGGCTTAGCCATTGGAATCGGCGGCCTGGTTGATGATGCAGTAGTTGATGTGGAAAACGTAATTCGTCGCCTTAGAGTAAATCTAGATAAAGCATCTTTAGACCAATTAAGTCCACTAGCGATTGTGAGAGCCGCATCGCTTGAGGTAAGAACCGGAATTATCTATGCTACAGCCATCATCGTTTTGGTATTCATCCCATTATTTGCATTACCAGGTATAGAGGGGCGACTATTTGTGCCTTTGGGTATTGCATTTATAGTCTCTACTCTTGCATCGCTTTTAGTTTCAGTCACTATCACGCCAGTACTCTGCTTTTACTTGCTGCCCTCAATGCAGTCCCTGAGGGATCACGATACAAAGATTGTCACTTGGCTTAAAAGCCATTATGAGGTTCAGTTATCAAGGTTATTGGCGGCGCCTAAAAAGCCTCTGATGTATGCTTTTGCATCCGTCATAGTCGCTGCTGCCAGTGTTCCCTTTATGGCGAGCGCATTTTTACCGCCCTTTAACGAAGGGACTTTACTGATCGGATTGCGTTTAAATCCTGGTGTCTCTCTCTCTGAATCGGCGGGCGTAGCTAGCCAAGCAGAAAAGTTAGTCAGGCAGGTTCCAGAAGTGACTTATGTTGGACGCAGGAGTGGCCGCGCAGAATTGGACGAGCATGCGGAAGGTGTACATGTGAGCGAGTTAGATGTTGGTTTAAAGCCTGCGGGAGATTTAGATCGCTCCATGGCTGAGATACAGGCAGATATCAGGTCAAGATTAGTTAACTTACCCGCTGCAATTGCGATCGGTCAGCCAATCTCACATCGAATAGATCACATGCTTTCAGGAGTGCGATCGCAAATTGCTATTAAGATCTTTGGCGATGATTTGGACGTGCTGCGTAGCCAAGCCGACCTTCTAAGATCGAAATTGGCAGGCATTGAAGGCTTAGTTGATCTAGAAATAGAAAAGCAGGTTTTAGCACCACAAATTAAGGTCCGAATTGATTACGATAAGGCGGCGCAATATGGAGTTTCAACATCTCAGATTATGGCCACCTTGCAGGGCATGGTTGAAGGGGAGAGGCTCTCGCAAATTATTGAGGGTAATCGACGGTTTGCCTTAGTGATCAAGTTACCAGACTCAGCAAGAAATTTAGAAGGGCTTGCTGATATCTTGATTGATACGCCAAATGGAAAAATTCCACTCTCCAAAATTGCTAGCATTGAGGATGGGGATGGCCCAAATCAAATTAGCAGAGACGGCGGTAAGCGAAGAATTGTCTTATCGGCTAATGCCTCCAAGCGTGCCCTGTCAGATATCGTGGCTGATATTAGAACTGTGATCTCTAATCAGACTCTTCCAGAGGGTTACTTTATTACTTTAGATGGTCAATTTAAAGCGCAAGAAGAGGCATCTAAAGTAATTGGTTTGCTATCGATTGGATCATTTCTTTTGATGTTTGCGGTTTTAAATAACCGCTATAAGTCCATGCGCCTATCTTTAATGATTATGTCTAACATTCCCTTAGCTATGGTCGGAGCAGTGATTGGTTTGTGGATTTCAGGCCAGCCACTCTCGATTGCTGCATTAATAGGATTTATCACGCTAGCAGGAATATCTGTGCGTAACGGAATCTTAAAAATTAGCCATTACTTAAATTTGATGCAGTCAGAAGGTGAATCGTTTAGTCTGGCAATGATTATTCGCGGATCAATTGAGCGCTTAAGTCCTGTACTAATGACAGCTTTGGTCACAGCTTTTGCCTTGGCACCATTGTTATTTGAAGCAGAGCGTCCTGGTACAGAGATATTGCATCCAGTAGCAGTTGTTATTTTCTCCGGGCTCATCAGCTCTACCTTATTGGATACCTTTTTAACGCCAGCCATGTTTTGGCTTTACGGGAAAAAAGCATCTGAAATAGCCTTGAGCAATATGAAAACTAACGAAGTATTTTAA
- a CDS encoding Outer membrane efflux protein: MLREYSGVVRRCVIQFTGLVFILGSPIALANAELKGGSTLKSFYESSWERQPDYKSYQYRVEAALAKQKIASSLLVSPASVEVSQKTDRTNSNQGASETILGLDIPLWLWNERSSSINLADAEYKKLLSQYYLSQLRIAAEVRDAYWNYQKSKIESDLALRRNENAKSLALDVEKRFKAGDLSRADLHQANGALASSEAFLVEAQANVINAEQRVRTLLGSEYLKKIQFGDIAKNIEPLPKVPENLSGLDSSLPIVAALVDQLEVAKKAVDLAKSQTRASPQLQIWTTKGREVYGVPYQQSVAVGLRIPFGSDARNTNRLASATAEMVDSEVRLSYERESALSNVESNVALVKSAKMKLGAADKRSNLANETRQFFDKSFRFGETDLPTRLRIELEAVDANRQAAIAKINYAVSVSNLRQALGLLPE, from the coding sequence ATGTTGCGAGAGTATTCGGGCGTAGTTCGTCGCTGCGTCATTCAATTTACTGGATTGGTATTTATATTGGGATCGCCAATAGCGCTGGCTAATGCCGAGCTCAAAGGTGGATCGACCTTAAAGTCCTTCTATGAATCTTCATGGGAGCGCCAACCTGACTACAAGTCCTATCAGTATCGAGTAGAGGCCGCGCTTGCTAAGCAAAAAATTGCTAGCAGCCTTTTGGTAAGCCCAGCTTCGGTTGAAGTGTCGCAAAAGACCGATAGAACTAACAGCAATCAAGGCGCTAGTGAAACCATACTGGGTTTAGATATCCCCCTGTGGTTATGGAATGAGCGGTCAAGCTCAATTAATTTAGCGGATGCTGAATATAAAAAGCTTTTGTCTCAATACTATCTATCCCAATTGAGAATTGCAGCTGAAGTAAGGGATGCCTATTGGAATTACCAGAAATCAAAAATTGAGTCTGATTTAGCGCTACGCAGAAATGAGAATGCAAAGAGCTTAGCTCTTGATGTTGAAAAGAGATTTAAGGCTGGAGACTTATCTCGCGCTGATCTTCATCAGGCTAATGGTGCCCTCGCATCATCAGAAGCTTTTTTGGTCGAAGCGCAGGCCAACGTAATTAATGCTGAGCAAAGGGTGCGTACTTTATTAGGAAGTGAGTATCTCAAGAAAATTCAATTCGGTGACATTGCTAAAAATATTGAACCGCTACCTAAGGTTCCTGAAAACCTGTCAGGACTAGATTCTAGTTTGCCAATCGTTGCAGCCCTTGTAGATCAGTTAGAGGTTGCTAAAAAAGCAGTTGACCTAGCAAAGTCTCAAACTCGGGCTTCCCCACAATTGCAAATATGGACTACTAAGGGCCGTGAAGTCTATGGCGTTCCGTATCAGCAATCAGTTGCTGTTGGGTTAAGAATTCCTTTTGGCTCTGATGCTCGCAATACCAATAGATTGGCCAGTGCTACTGCTGAGATGGTCGATTCAGAGGTTCGATTGTCCTATGAGCGAGAGTCTGCATTAAGTAATGTGGAGTCAAATGTGGCTTTAGTGAAGTCGGCAAAAATGAAGCTTGGCGCTGCAGATAAGAGGTCTAACTTAGCCAATGAAACACGTCAATTTTTTGACAAATCATTTCGCTTTGGTGAAACCGATTTGCCCACAAGACTACGTATTGAGCTAGAAGCAGTGGATGCAAATAGGCAGGCTGCAATTGCAAAAATCAATTACGCAGTTTCAGTTTCAAATTTACGACAGGCCCTTGGCCTGTTACCAGAGTAA
- the czcI gene encoding Cobalt-zinc-cadmium resistance protein czcI, with product MRKILIILALLALSIQTSYATVSAYCQEEQAAASHVSHHEHEKPVSIASASDSASYDSDCGVCHLAHSPALHSTFSISVTSTIFHYEDARVEFLVDISPHRPEKPNWLALA from the coding sequence ATGAGAAAAATCCTGATAATTCTGGCCCTGCTAGCTTTATCGATACAAACATCCTATGCTACGGTTTCTGCTTACTGCCAAGAAGAGCAGGCAGCAGCTTCTCATGTTTCACATCACGAGCATGAGAAGCCAGTCAGCATTGCCTCTGCTAGCGATTCTGCAAGCTACGATTCTGATTGTGGGGTCTGTCATTTGGCGCATTCTCCAGCATTGCATTCCACTTTTAGCATTTCAGTTACCTCTACCATCTTTCATTATGAAGATGCACGAGTAGAGTTTTTAGTCGATATTTCTCCTCACCGCCCCGAAAAACCCAATTGGCTCGCTCTCGCCTAA
- a CDS encoding Phage integrase family protein codes for MPKIVETTHELLPRELVIYRRERSGIWQCRYKVAGVWQRASTKERKIELAKDRAKEIFFEAQIRNRSNLPVVTRRFKDIAKLAVERMEQELSAGKGKVIYRDYVRVIKDYIIPSLGNRMITNIDYEALEQFDRDRIELMGKEPTSSTLHTQNAAMNRVFDEAVIRGFLTEANRPKLVANNGKKSDRRPAFELHELKALLANLEPWIDAARNLASRERRQIMRDYIEMLVDTGARPGIELLDIKWKQIRFMMSPASTLTDQVDERGERIEVHNLNRSCELTVTGKTGTRQIIGRQPTVKVLERIAQRNYGVDSSLTEPLKDLIVPTNEDYVFRTKDNKEDVSESFQKMFMCFLEDHNLLKDPKTDQKRVFYSLRHTYATLALTHDRVPIHTLAKQMGTSVVMIERHYSHLKVIQAAEQLRGAETRRLIEADAKVSASYQSKKRAERELRAA; via the coding sequence ATGCCGAAAATCGTTGAAACTACCCATGAGCTGCTACCTAGGGAGCTGGTGATCTATCGCCGTGAGCGCAGTGGCATCTGGCAATGTCGCTATAAGGTTGCTGGAGTTTGGCAAAGAGCTTCTACCAAGGAGCGAAAGATCGAGCTGGCTAAAGATCGGGCTAAAGAAATCTTCTTTGAAGCGCAGATTCGTAATCGCTCTAATTTGCCTGTTGTTACTCGTCGCTTTAAAGATATTGCCAAGCTAGCCGTTGAACGTATGGAGCAAGAGTTATCTGCTGGCAAAGGCAAAGTCATCTATAGAGACTACGTTCGGGTGATCAAGGATTACATCATTCCCTCGCTAGGTAATCGCATGATTACTAATATTGACTATGAAGCACTAGAGCAGTTTGATCGAGATCGGATTGAGCTGATGGGTAAAGAGCCTACGTCTAGTACCTTACATACTCAAAATGCTGCGATGAACAGGGTATTTGATGAAGCGGTCATTCGAGGTTTTTTAACTGAAGCCAATCGTCCCAAGCTAGTAGCCAACAATGGCAAGAAGAGTGATCGTAGACCAGCTTTTGAATTGCATGAACTAAAGGCCCTATTGGCTAACTTAGAACCTTGGATTGATGCTGCTCGCAATCTGGCTAGTCGTGAGCGTAGACAAATCATGCGCGACTATATTGAGATGCTAGTCGATACTGGCGCAAGACCTGGGATTGAGCTACTGGATATTAAGTGGAAGCAGATTCGCTTCATGATGAGCCCTGCCTCAACTTTGACAGATCAAGTCGATGAACGGGGTGAGCGCATTGAAGTGCATAACCTAAACCGTAGTTGTGAGCTTACTGTTACTGGAAAAACAGGCACCAGGCAAATTATTGGTAGGCAGCCCACAGTAAAGGTGCTGGAGCGTATAGCCCAGAGAAACTATGGGGTTGATAGCTCATTAACTGAGCCCCTTAAGGACTTGATTGTTCCTACTAATGAAGATTATGTATTTAGGACTAAGGATAATAAGGAAGATGTCAGTGAGTCATTTCAGAAGATGTTTATGTGCTTCTTGGAAGATCACAACTTATTAAAGGATCCAAAGACAGATCAAAAGCGAGTGTTTTATAGCTTACGTCATACGTATGCCACTTTAGCGTTAACCCATGACCGAGTACCTATTCATACCCTAGCCAAGCAAATGGGTACCAGTGTTGTAATGATTGAGCGCCACTATAGTCACTTAAAGGTTATCCAAGCAGCAGAACAGCTCCGTGGTGCGGAAACTAGGCGGTTAATTGAGGCTGACGCTAAAGTTAGTGCGAGCTATCAAAGTAAGAAGCGGGCTGAACGAGAGCTACGTGCGGCATAG